A region of the Pseudomonas sp. TH06 genome:
ACTGGACTCATCCTTGAAGTACAACTCGATGCCCGGGAAACCCGGCAGCGGCAAAGGAATCAGGTGGGTGTCGGCGCTGCGCTGGAAATCCGCTTCGATGATGCGGATGGCTTCGCGGGCCCACTGTCGGTTGTCGCTCATGGTCATGGTTCTCGTTGGATCGGGGCAGGAGATCAGCCTCCCAGGAAGGCTCATCCGTCAGCTTAGGAAAAATCCTGCATCGCGCACAGATACAGCTGAGTCCCAATGTGTCAGGCAACTGCTAGGCTCAGCGTGATTGAGCCAGACACCTTGTAACGACATATAACAAAAAAGAATATAACTTTTGTTTTAACAACTAACAGTACGGGTTAGGGTGTTCCACCTTTTTGACGATTCGATGGAGAGCGACCTTGCCTCTGCGTAGCACTTTCACGCGTTTCTTTCAGTTGGAAGCTGCCAGCGGTCTGTTATTGATCGCCGCGGCCATTCTGGCTTTGATTATCAACAACTCAGCCCTGTCGTGGCTGTACACCGGCCTGCTCGACACGCCAGTGGTGGCACAGATTGGCGCGCTGAAAATCGCCAAACCCCTGCTGCTGTGGATCAACGACGGTCTGATGGCGCTGTTCTTCCTGCTGATTGGCCTGGAAGTGAAGCGCGAAGTCCTCGACGGTCAGCTGTCCAAACCATCGCAAATCGTGTTGCCTGGCGCGGCCGCTATCGGCGGCATGCTGGTGCCGGCGCTGATCTACTGGTTCCTCAACCGTGACAATCCGGCAGCGCTCGATGGCTGGGCCATCCCGACCGCCACCGATATCGCCTTCGCTCTCGGCGTGCTGGCCCTGCTGGGCAAGCGCGTGCCGGTGTCGCTGAAGTTGTTTCTGATGACGCTGGCGATCATCGACGACCTCGGCGCCATCGTGATCATTGCGATCTTCTACTCGGGTGAATTGTCGACTCTGTCGCTGGGCCTCGCGGCGGCATGTATCGCCGCGCTGGTGGCGATGAACCGGCTCGGCGTGGTCAAACTTGGCCCGTACATGATCATCGGTTTGATCCTGTGGGTGTGCGTTCTCAAGAGCGGTGTCCATGCGACGCTGGCCGGCGTGACCCTGGCCTTCTGCATCCCGCTACGGACGAAAAATGCCGAGCCTTCGCCACTGCTGACGCTGGAGCACGCGCTGCACCCGTGGGTCGCTTACGGCATCCTGCCGCTGTTCGCCTTCGCCAACGCCGGCCTGTCGCTGAGCGGCGTCACCGTCGAAAGCTTTACCCACCACGTACCGTTGGGCATCGCCGTCGGCCTCTTGCTGGGCAAGACCGTCGGTGTATTCGGCTTGACCTGGCTGGCGGTGAAGATCGGCATCGCCTCCCTGCCCCAGGGTGCCAATTGGGGTCAGGTATTGGGCGTGGCGATCCTCTGCGGCATCGGCTTCACTATGAGTCTGTTTGTCGGTTCGCTGGCCTTTGAACCGGGCGTGAGCGACTACGCCGGCATGGATCGAATGGGCATTCTGACCGGATCGTTGTTCGCCGCGTTGATCGGTTATGCGGTGACAGCGGCGGCGAGTCGCAGTAGCACCATTCAAAGGGCCTGAGTGCTGGCCCATGCCAACTGCACGGCTTAGCAATAAGCCGTGCAAGTGTGCTATATGTTTCGTCAAGCCAGCAGCCGTTCCCGCACGGTATTCCCGGAGGCATCCATGTCACGTAAAGCAGAAAAACGCCCAATGACGGACGATCAGATTGCCGTCCAGGAATCCCGAATTCCAGACATCGCCCTGAAGGCATTCAGCAATGCCTACAAAATGGCACTGGCCAATGGCGCAGCCGTTCTTGTCGCTAAAGATGGTCAGCTATTTGAAGTGACAGATAAGACGTCCGTTGCACTGCGCTCGATCGGCACTTATGGAAATCTGAAAAGCGGCACGCGCCTGCACATCAATAAATCTTCAAAACAGGTCACTTCTTGAGCACACCCAGAATACGGATATTTGCGGGACCGAACGGATCGGGAAAAAGCACCTTCAATCGCCTTGTTCCTGCCCACTTGCGGGGAAACTACATCAACCCGGATGACATAGAGCGGGCGATTAAAGATACGGGGTATTTTGACTTCACCTCGTATCACATTGAATCTCACAAAGAACAGATTTTCGATTTTCTCCGCCAACACGCGCTACTGGAGAAATCCCCTCGTTCGCTGGCAAAGCTGGATTCACTCACAATGGAAGGTGAGAGACTCAACTTCGCAAATACCGAGATCGACTCCTACGTCGCTTCGGCCCTTTCCGACTTCATACGAAGGTCGCTGATCAGAGAACGCATCAGCTTTACCTTTGAAACGGTCATGTCCTCCTCAGACAAAGTCAACCTGCTTGCCGACGCTCATAACTCCGGCTACAGAGTCTATGTTTATTACGTCGCTACCGCCGATCCCGAAATCAACATAGCCAGGGTTGCCTACCGTGTGTCGCAAGGTGGGCACAGCGTTCCTCCTGAAAAAATCAGGGCCCGTTACTGGAGATCTCTGGAGCTCCTTTCTGAGGCTATCCTGACATCCAACAGAGCTTACATTTTCGATAACTCGGATGAAGGTAGTGAAGGGTTAACTCAAATAGCAGAAATCACCGACGGCGAGCTGATTGAAATCAAATCAGATATCCAGCCACCCTGGTTCAAAGAGTTCGTTCTCGACAAATTACTGTAGTCGAACAATCCCACGTCTTTAGAGACGCGTCCTACAGCCATATCTTTCGTGCTTCGTTAACGTCGCACAGCCCTTTCAAGGGGCTGGCGATGAATGAGCGAAAGGACGATCAGTGGCTGGCAGCAAGGATATTCCACGGGTTCCCAACCCACCGGCGGGCGACGGGCATTACGTCACTCACCGTTACATGACGGCCAGCGAACTGGCCGCTCGCGAATCCAGACAAAACGCTTACGACGCCATGTTGGCCCGGCAGAATGCCTTTGAGCGCACCCGCGAAATGGCTGCGACAGCGCCTGAGGTGCCGCGCGCGGGATGCGTGTTCGCCAAGTCCTGCAAGTTACCGGACGCCATCATCGACTACTCGAATCCTTCGGGCATGGTGCCGACCGACAGCCTGAAGAATTACGGTGAAATCGCCTGGCTCGGTGCTCGCGAAGCCGATACTGCGGGCGTGTTGAACCTGCAAGCGATCAGCGGCGACACGGTTTCACTGGGCGTCGAACGCATCGCAGTGCGCATACCCACCCTCGCCGCTCCCGCAATCACAGCACTTGGCGCGGCGGGTGCTGCCGCGCTCTCGGCAGTGGTTGCGGTGTTCTGGACACCCACCCTCGGCGACAGTGCCCTTTACACCGAAGACCAGTTGCGCGCCCTGAAACAAGCCCGCACCCGCGTGCGCCTGCGTGTTGAACAGCAGTCTGACGGCAGCCTCAAGGGCTACGGCTTTTACACCGGCAAGAACCGTGATTGGGAGATGGTCGATGTCGTGCAGTTCAGTGCGCGTGGTAGTCAGTTCATCGCGGATCTGGGCGAAGGTATCGAACTGATCTGGACGCCGGCGGTGGATGGCTCCGACATCCTCGGTATTCCCGCCTTGGAGTCAGCACCGCAGGCGCCGCATATCTGGGTGTATCCGCCGACGAAAGCGGCGGACGGGATTCTGGTGAATCCGGTCTATCCGCCGGAGTACCGGGATTTCATTCTGGTCTTTCCGGTGGGTTCTGGGGTTCTACCAGTCTATGTCGTGGCGAACATTTCTCATGGTAACTACCATCCAAAACCTCAGACTTTACCTGCATACCCTGATGCCCGATGGGCCACTCCAAAAACGCCAATAAAAGGTGGCGGAGGTTTACGACCGCGCTGGAAAGATAGAGACGGTGTAATTTATGAATGGGACTTTCAACATGGAGCGATTGAAAAATATACAAAGCGTGGAAAGCATTTGGGAGAATTTAACCACGAAACAGGCGAGCAAACGAAACCGGCAGATCCAACCAGAAGGATAGAACCATGAAACATCAGATCATGGGCGTAAAGAGAGGAGAGGATTTCCCTATTTTTCAACGAACCATTCCCATCGCTACGTCAGCTCTGAAGCTAGTAATGGGTTGGCAGTATGAGGAAGAGTCGCAGCATGACTACAGGCTGACGGAGCAACAAATTATTGAAATTGAAAAAGCATGCGCAATTATCCTACCTCGAGACATTGATCTTTATCTATCTACTCAGATCTAAGTCACCACGTTGGAAACTGTTATAAACCTGAGTTTCCCGAAGAGTTTGGGGTTCTCCATGAGCACATGTGCAATTACGGACTTACTGCATTGAAGCAAAAAACAAAAACCCCGACCAGTCACCTGATCGGGGTTTTCTTTACCCTACCTTCCGCTTAGTGCGAAACGCGGCTGGTCCCGCCAACGGTGGAGATGCGCACGCGCTCGCCAACACGGAACACTTCATTCTCCTGAACCTGCTGCACATAGGCGCGCATGCTGCCGTCGTCTTCGCGTACGGTGATTTCCACGCCTTGGGTACGGGTCAGGCCTTCTTCAGTAGCCGAGCCGATCAGACCGCCCGCTACAGCACCGATGACCGCCGCTACGATGCTGCCTTTGCCGCCGCCGATGGCGCTGCCGCCGACACCGCCAACCACTGCGCCTGCGGCGCCGCCGATCGGGGTCTTGGTGCCTTCGATTTTCACCGGGCGCAGGGATTCGATGGTGCCCATGCGAATCGTCTGCACGCGACGCGCTTCGTCACGGGAGTAGGAGTCACCGGTCAGGCTCGATTGGCAGCCGGTAAGCAACATCGCCATCGTGGAAAAGGAAGCAACCAGCAGAACAGACTTACGCATAGCATCAACTCCAAAGAAACATATATTCATTAAACTCCGCGGCTTGACGCCTGTCACGACACCGCCCGGATAAATTGGCTTTCATTCAGGCGCGGTACAGACACCTGCTTTACCTGAGGTAGCCACTACAGTAGCGCCAAATTACCGATTCTGCGCCACGGACACCAAGGATTTTCATGGATTACTTCATCATTGTCGTCACCACCGTCGCCGGTTTGTACTTCCATTGGTGGCTGTACGTACGGATCAAGCGCTGGATGGATCGCGACCTGGCATTGTCACTGGCTGGCAAGGATGAAGGCAAACGCGCCTTCATGCTCGAACGGTTGGCCCAGGCTCAGGCGCAAAGAATCAAGCGTCGAGACCTGCCGAAGTGGCTTGAGGCCGCTGCGGCAGGCTATCCCGCTCGGTAGACTGCCTAGGGTGCCAGACGTTCAAGAATCCAGTCGGTGTCCTGCAAACGGTAGTTGAGGCGATCGTGCAGACGGCTCGGACGGCCCTGCCAGAATTCGATGCGTTCGGGCAGCAAGCGGTAACCGCCCCAGTGCTCCGGGCAGTCAGGCTGGGTGTCGCTGAAACGCTGCTCGGTAGCCTTGAGCAGATCTTCCAGCTCGCCCCGCCCGTTGATCACCCGGCTCTGCGGCGACGCCCAGGCGCCGAGACGACTGCCGAGTGGTCGCACCTGATAATACGCGTCGGACTCTTCCGGCGTGACCTTCACTACCCGGCCTTCGATGCGCACCTGGCGCTCCAGGGTCGGCCAGAAAAAGGTCATGGCGGCAAACGGATTGGCCGCCAGATGCTGGCCCTTGGCACTGTCGTAGTTGGTGAAGAAGGTGAAACCCTGTTCGTCCAAGCCCTTGAGCAGCAGAATGCGGCAATGCGGACGCCCGTCCGCATCGACCGTGGCCAAGGTCATGGCGTTGGCCTCCACCGGCGCCTGCTCGGTTTTCACCGCATCAGCGAACCATTGGTGGAAAAGCGCGAACGGCTCGGCCGGGGCCTGCGCCTCGGTCAATCCATCCCGGGTGTAATCACGACGCATATCTGCCAGAGCCTGGGTCATGGCGCAGTCCTTTTCGTTAGCGAATCACTTTTTGGTGGTGTCGGCAGCGGCGACTTTCTTGTCGGTCGCGGCGGCTTTGGCGGGTGCGGTTTTCTTCGCAGGAGCCTTGGCTGGGGCCTTTTTCGCCGGAGCTTTGGCAGCGGCTTTCTTGGCTGGAGCCTTTTTAGTGGCCGGTACAGCAGCTTTCTTCGCAGCTGGCGCCGGTGTCACCGGTTTGGCCACTGGCTTGACGTCTTGCGCTGCGACCATGGTCACAGGCTTCGGCGCCGGCATGTTGTACTTGCTCAGCAGCGCAACCATGGTGTTTTGCGGAGTCACCAGCAATTCAACCCGACGGTTCAAGGCACGGCCTTCAACGCTGTCGTTGGCGGCACGCGGTGCTTCGGAGCCCATGCCGCGCAGCATCAGGCGATCACGTTGCAGACCGCTGAGGCGGAAGATCGCCGCAATGGCCTGGGCACGTTCCTGACTCAATTTGATGTTCGCTGGCGCAGCACCGCTGGAATCGCTGTGGCCCAGTACCAACACCGCAGTTTTCGGGTCGGCCTCGAGGATTTTCGCCACGCGGGTGAACGGGCCGAGGGTTACTGGCAGCAGCATCGCCGGGCGATCCGGGTTGAACGAGCCTTCGACTGGCGCGGTCACGACCAGCACGTTGTCGCGGCGTTCGAGTTGCAGATTGCTGTCAAGGATCGCAGTACGCAGACGCGGTTCATAGTCGTCGAGCCAGGCTTGAGTGACTTTCGGGTCCGGCATCGGCACGACTTTGGCGGTGTCCTGATCCTTGCCGCCGAACGGCCACCACCATTTGCCGCCCTTGTCGGCATCGGCTTTGGCCACTTCAACCGGTTTGGCTGCGGGCTTCGCTTCAGGCTGGGTATCGGCCTTGGCGGTCGAATCATCCGAGCCAAACGGCCAGTACCATGGGCTGCTGCTTTCAGTCTTGGCAACCGGAGCAGTGGCAGCAGGCTTCAACGGGGCCGGGGCCGGCTCTTTGGCTGCGACTTTGTCGGAAGACCCGAACGGCCACCAGCTACCGCCGTCCGCATCGTTTTTAGGAGTCTGTGCGCAACCAGTGATCGCCACACACAGGGCCAGGGCGAGAGTCTTTTTAGATGACATTGAAAATCCACAAAATGAAGTAATTAAAAATCAGAGCACTTTCGCCCGGATAAACAGTCGGTTTGAATCGAAAATCCTGCCGAGGTTCCGGCCCTGGAACCTCTGATGACGCTTTACAGACAAGTGGCGAGCACCCGCGCGAGCTTCTGCGCACGCGGATCCATCAAGACGTACGGTCCAAGGGTATTTGTCACAAAACCAAACGCGACATCATGCTCAGGGTCAGCAAAACCGATGGAGCCGCCCGCGCCCGGATGGCCGAATGCCCGTGGGCCGAGGCCGTAAGTGGCGTTGGCGACGTCCGGTTGATCGAGCATGCAGCCGAGACCGAAACGGGTGCGGGTCAGCAGCGTTTTGTCTTCGCCAAGGCTGTGCTCGCGGGTCAGCTCTTCGAGCATGTCGCTTTCGAGCAGGCTGCCGTCGAGCAGACCGGCGTAGAAACCGGCCAGACTGCGCGCATTGCCGTGGCCGTTGGCCGCTGGTTGCTGCATGCGCCGCCATTCCGGTTTGTTGGTGCTGGTAAGCACCGACGGTGGGTTGGTGAAAGCACGGGTGGTCATCGCGGTGGGTTCGCGCATGGTCACTTGCAACAAGCGTTGAGCGGCGGCGTCACCGGCATTGCCCTTACCCCGGGCGATATGCGCGACACGGTGAAATTCTTCGTCAGCCAGGCCGACATGGAAGTCCAGACCCAACGGTTTGGCCACTCGGGCGACGATCGACTCGCCCGGGCCACGACCGTCAGCACGACGGAGCAATTCGCCGATCAGCCAGCCGTAGGTGATCGCGGCATAACCGTGGCCAGTGCCCGGCGTCCACCACGGCGCTTCCGCCGCAAGGGCATCGACCATGGTTTGCCAGTCGTAAAGGGCTTCGGGCGCCAGCAATTCGCGCAGGGCCGGCAGACCGGCCTGATGGCAGAGCAATTGGCGCAGGGTCACGGCCTCTTTGCCGGCCGCAGCGAACTCCGGCCAGTAGCGGGCGACCGGAGCATCCAGTTGCAACTTGCCCTCGGCGACCAGTTGCAGCGCAGTGACGGCGGTGAAGGTTTTGGTGCAGGAGAACAGGTTGGCGATGGTGTCGCTGTGCCAGGCCTCGGCGCCGTCCTTGTCGGCAGTGCCGGACCAGAGGTCGAGGACAGTTTCTCCGCCGACCTGAATGCACAAGGCTGCGCCGCGTTCCTGGGGATCGTCGAACAGTGCGGCGAAAGCCTCGCGCACCGGCTCGAATTGAAGCTCGTAATGTCCCTGAATCTGCACCCGCAACTCCCCCGCGAAAACGCTCTACAAAGTGGCCCGCATTGTTCCAGCCCTTGAGGGATTTGGGAACAGTTGCGGGCCCGACGGTCAGATCAACAACAAGATCAAAAGATCGCAGCCTGCGGCAGCTCCTACAGAAGAGTGAATCCGACGCAGGCGGCGATCCTGGCGATATCAGCTGTTAATGACCATTCCCTGAATGCCCGCCCGCATGTCCGGCCCCCGGGCCTTTTCCGGCTTCGCCCTTGCGCCCGCCTTCAGCTTCATGACCGGCGACCGCTGCGGCTTTCTCAGCCTCTTTACCGAGCTGATCAACTGCCTGCAAATTGCTCTTGCGCACTGTTTCAACAAAGCCCTGATACGGCAGATCGGTAATCCCCACCAGACCGAAGTGCCCGTTCTCGCCGTCGAGCAGACGCCCGGTCACCGGTTGATCCAGATACTGGAACCAGTGCACGCCGACAATCGACGGTTCGCTCAAGGCCTGCTTGAGGAAGTTGGCATACGCTACGCCGCGATCCTCTTCCTTGGCCAGTTGCGTCACGCCGCCCCAGAACGGGCCACGATCAGTGGAGCCGAAGTTGAACTCGGTGATCAGCACCGGTTTATCCAGCGCGTTCAACGCGGCAAAGTCATAGCCGTCCTGCGGTTTCAGCGTGTACATGTTGAAACTCAGCACATCGCAATATTGCGCGCAGGACGCCACGGCCTCCGGGGTGCTGATGGCGAAGCGACCGCCGAGCAGCAACTGGTTTGGCGCGTGCCATTTCAGCGAGTCGGAAATGGTCTTGAAGTAGGTGTCGGCGAAGACCTTCTGGAAGTATTTGAAGTCGGCCTCGATTTCCGGGTGCTCCGGGTTCGGCAGCGGCGGCACGAAACCTGGATCTTCCATCAATTCCCACGCCGGCAGATCGATGCCCCAGGCCTTTGACAGCCCTGCCTGATTGCGATACTTGTCACGCAATTGCTTGAGGAACGCGCGTTTGGCCGGCACGTCGGTGGTCATTTTCAAGGTGCCGTAAGCCAACGCGTAGCGCGATTCAGGATCGTCGCCGGGACCGGCCCAGGCCAGCTCGTTATCGGCGAAATAGCCGATCAGCCACGGATCGTCGCGGTGATCACGGGCGGCAATGGCCACGGCGCGCTCAGTGGCCATGGCAAAGCGCGGATCGAACGGGTCGGGCATGCCGCCCCACCAGTCGCTGCCGGTGCTGATACTGGTGTAGTCGCCGACGATCGACAACGGCAAGGTGTATGGCACGCGATCAGCGTCACCCAGCGCATCGGCACTCCAGTTGCCGATCGTGTTGAAACCCCAAGCTTGCAGGCGGTCCAGCGTATGGGCCGTCCACTTCTGCTCATCGACGGTGGTTTTGCACGGCGCGCTGACGGCTTGATCGGCCGTTTTTTCGTTTGCAGTCGCCGCCACGGCGTCGGTTTTCGCCGCTTCGGCGACACCGGACTTCGCTTCGCTGGCACCTGCTACAGGCTCTGCGGCTTTCGCGGCAGTTTCTTCCGCCGCGCCAGCCTTGGCCGCTTCAGCGATTCCGGCCTTGCTGTCGCTGTCCGGTGTGCAGGGTTCGCCATACAGACGTTGCAGGTTGA
Encoded here:
- the nhaA gene encoding Na+/H+ antiporter NhaA, giving the protein MPLRSTFTRFFQLEAASGLLLIAAAILALIINNSALSWLYTGLLDTPVVAQIGALKIAKPLLLWINDGLMALFFLLIGLEVKREVLDGQLSKPSQIVLPGAAAIGGMLVPALIYWFLNRDNPAALDGWAIPTATDIAFALGVLALLGKRVPVSLKLFLMTLAIIDDLGAIVIIAIFYSGELSTLSLGLAAACIAALVAMNRLGVVKLGPYMIIGLILWVCVLKSGVHATLAGVTLAFCIPLRTKNAEPSPLLTLEHALHPWVAYGILPLFAFANAGLSLSGVTVESFTHHVPLGIAVGLLLGKTVGVFGLTWLAVKIGIASLPQGANWGQVLGVAILCGIGFTMSLFVGSLAFEPGVSDYAGMDRMGILTGSLFAALIGYAVTAAASRSSTIQRA
- a CDS encoding zeta toxin family protein — encoded protein: MSTPRIRIFAGPNGSGKSTFNRLVPAHLRGNYINPDDIERAIKDTGYFDFTSYHIESHKEQIFDFLRQHALLEKSPRSLAKLDSLTMEGERLNFANTEIDSYVASALSDFIRRSLIRERISFTFETVMSSSDKVNLLADAHNSGYRVYVYYVATADPEINIARVAYRVSQGGHSVPPEKIRARYWRSLELLSEAILTSNRAYIFDNSDEGSEGLTQIAEITDGELIEIKSDIQPPWFKEFVLDKLL
- a CDS encoding colicin E3/pyocin S6 family cytotoxin — its product is MAGSKDIPRVPNPPAGDGHYVTHRYMTASELAARESRQNAYDAMLARQNAFERTREMAATAPEVPRAGCVFAKSCKLPDAIIDYSNPSGMVPTDSLKNYGEIAWLGAREADTAGVLNLQAISGDTVSLGVERIAVRIPTLAAPAITALGAAGAAALSAVVAVFWTPTLGDSALYTEDQLRALKQARTRVRLRVEQQSDGSLKGYGFYTGKNRDWEMVDVVQFSARGSQFIADLGEGIELIWTPAVDGSDILGIPALESAPQAPHIWVYPPTKAADGILVNPVYPPEYRDFILVFPVGSGVLPVYVVANISHGNYHPKPQTLPAYPDARWATPKTPIKGGGGLRPRWKDRDGVIYEWDFQHGAIEKYTKRGKHLGEFNHETGEQTKPADPTRRIEP
- a CDS encoding glycine zipper 2TM domain-containing protein; protein product: MRKSVLLVASFSTMAMLLTGCQSSLTGDSYSRDEARRVQTIRMGTIESLRPVKIEGTKTPIGGAAGAVVGGVGGSAIGGGKGSIVAAVIGAVAGGLIGSATEEGLTRTQGVEITVREDDGSMRAYVQQVQENEVFRVGERVRISTVGGTSRVSH
- the pdxH gene encoding pyridoxamine 5'-phosphate oxidase, whose protein sequence is MTQALADMRRDYTRDGLTEAQAPAEPFALFHQWFADAVKTEQAPVEANAMTLATVDADGRPHCRILLLKGLDEQGFTFFTNYDSAKGQHLAANPFAAMTFFWPTLERQVRIEGRVVKVTPEESDAYYQVRPLGSRLGAWASPQSRVINGRGELEDLLKATEQRFSDTQPDCPEHWGGYRLLPERIEFWQGRPSRLHDRLNYRLQDTDWILERLAP
- a CDS encoding OmpA family protein, translated to MSSKKTLALALCVAITGCAQTPKNDADGGSWWPFGSSDKVAAKEPAPAPLKPAATAPVAKTESSSPWYWPFGSDDSTAKADTQPEAKPAAKPVEVAKADADKGGKWWWPFGGKDQDTAKVVPMPDPKVTQAWLDDYEPRLRTAILDSNLQLERRDNVLVVTAPVEGSFNPDRPAMLLPVTLGPFTRVAKILEADPKTAVLVLGHSDSSGAAPANIKLSQERAQAIAAIFRLSGLQRDRLMLRGMGSEAPRAANDSVEGRALNRRVELLVTPQNTMVALLSKYNMPAPKPVTMVAAQDVKPVAKPVTPAPAAKKAAVPATKKAPAKKAAAKAPAKKAPAKAPAKKTAPAKAAATDKKVAAADTTKK
- a CDS encoding serine hydrolase domain-containing protein gives rise to the protein MQIQGHYELQFEPVREAFAALFDDPQERGAALCIQVGGETVLDLWSGTADKDGAEAWHSDTIANLFSCTKTFTAVTALQLVAEGKLQLDAPVARYWPEFAAAGKEAVTLRQLLCHQAGLPALRELLAPEALYDWQTMVDALAAEAPWWTPGTGHGYAAITYGWLIGELLRRADGRGPGESIVARVAKPLGLDFHVGLADEEFHRVAHIARGKGNAGDAAAQRLLQVTMREPTAMTTRAFTNPPSVLTSTNKPEWRRMQQPAANGHGNARSLAGFYAGLLDGSLLESDMLEELTREHSLGEDKTLLTRTRFGLGCMLDQPDVANATYGLGPRAFGHPGAGGSIGFADPEHDVAFGFVTNTLGPYVLMDPRAQKLARVLATCL
- a CDS encoding beta-galactosidase, whose amino-acid sequence is MIRRSLPAVFALIFAAPLLAAPAGQQTLFNFVRPADVVKISTENADLPQANAEQTPEGEVLRRVTFNPVARPTLRLTPQTGAWDWSQSGMMSLRLQSAMNWAVTVYVQIQSNNGQTLTSRVDLPAGPAQTLLVPLVATTPLSQGMKAGPPMPMTVDGQRILLASSSGEIDRSQIVSVSLSMDQPKVAQSLLLERFGVQDGEAVTQAVYGNLVDAYGQSTRSKWPEKIATDEQLKSAAAKEQQQLKTWLAEREKSSLDKFGGWSQGPAFKASGFFRTEKREGRWYLVTPEGHPFYSLGVNTVSPEVNQTYVAGREYMFESLPKIGDPLAIHYGEGDNRGGNGADQGRGYGNGRWYDFYAVNLQRLYGEPCTPDSDSKAGIAEAAKAGAAEETAAKAAEPVAGASEAKSGVAEAAKTDAVAATANEKTADQAVSAPCKTTVDEQKWTAHTLDRLQAWGFNTIGNWSADALGDADRVPYTLPLSIVGDYTSISTGSDWWGGMPDPFDPRFAMATERAVAIAARDHRDDPWLIGYFADNELAWAGPGDDPESRYALAYGTLKMTTDVPAKRAFLKQLRDKYRNQAGLSKAWGIDLPAWELMEDPGFVPPLPNPEHPEIEADFKYFQKVFADTYFKTISDSLKWHAPNQLLLGGRFAISTPEAVASCAQYCDVLSFNMYTLKPQDGYDFAALNALDKPVLITEFNFGSTDRGPFWGGVTQLAKEEDRGVAYANFLKQALSEPSIVGVHWFQYLDQPVTGRLLDGENGHFGLVGITDLPYQGFVETVRKSNLQAVDQLGKEAEKAAAVAGHEAEGGRKGEAGKGPGAGHAGGHSGNGH